A segment of the Streptomyces sp. ITFR-21 genome:
CAGCGCCGGCGCCGCCGGGCGGTGCGTCCCCCAGCCGGTCGAAAACGCAACTTTTCCTGCTCCGTTCGGGAGGAAGGCAGGATAAACAGCCGTCTTGGACGGCTGTGACAGGAGGATCTCCATCGGCTCCTCTTGTTGCGACGGCGACGGCATGGATACGGTGGCTTGACGGAAGGTTCTCTTGTGGAGGTGGGGTCATGACCGAAGTTCTTTCGCCCGGAACGCTGGACAGGAGCGGGATGTCCGGTACGGACGTGACCGGTCACCCTCAGTGGGCGGTGCTCAAGGAGGCCGTCGAGACCATCCGACCCTGGCAGCTCAAGGACGGCTCGATCGACTTCGACGCCGAGGACGCGCCCGGCCGGGACGAGGCGGCCCGGATTCTGGAACGGGTCGCGAGGGCGGTCGAGCGGCTCTCCCCGCTGCTCCCGCACGACGCCGGCTACCACCGGGCGCTGGCGGCCGACCTGCGCCGCTGGGCCGGCGGCGGCTTCGCCGTACCGGACTTCCTGGACTCCCTGCTGGCCTTCCAGCCCGCCGCCGACCGGCGTGACGGGCGCCAGCACCTCGTGGTGTTCCCGATGTACACCCAGAACGGCAACCCGGACCGCAACCTGGAAGCGGTGGTGCTGCGCGTGGTGTGGCCGGAGTGGCTCGCCGAACTGGAGCGCACCCGGTACGACAACCCGCTGTTCGTACCGATCACCTTCGAGGACTTCACCCCGGGCTACGACACCGACTCCGCGGTGCTCTTCCCGGAGACCGTCGCCGTCCGCCAGGCGCCCGACCGCTGGACCTGGGGCGCCATCTTCTGCGACCGCGAGGCGGCCCGCTTCCGCGCCGTCACCGACGCCGCCGTGGCCACGCTCGGCCTGGAGCTGCCCGAGGCGGCCGTCCGGCTGGTCGGCGACCAGGAGCTGACCCAGCAGACCTTCGTGCTCTGGGACATGATCCAC
Coding sequences within it:
- a CDS encoding DUF6421 family protein; the encoded protein is MTEVLSPGTLDRSGMSGTDVTGHPQWAVLKEAVETIRPWQLKDGSIDFDAEDAPGRDEAARILERVARAVERLSPLLPHDAGYHRALAADLRRWAGGGFAVPDFLDSLLAFQPAADRRDGRQHLVVFPMYTQNGNPDRNLEAVVLRVVWPEWLAELERTRYDNPLFVPITFEDFTPGYDTDSAVLFPETVAVRQAPDRWTWGAIFCDREAARFRAVTDAAVATLGLELPEAAVRLVGDQELTQQTFVLWDMIHDRTHSHGDLPFDPFMIKQRAPFWMYGLEELRCDLTTFKEAVKLQAEGHPMGLGVQYTILFDRLFRFPVTGARTRNYDGLGGQLLFAYLHQHDAVRWTDNTLHIDWERAPQVTNQLCAEIETLYRDGIDRPKLVHWLAAYDLVAKYLSPHPGSVWAKGPEALDLSLPPRRLVDDVLPDEFPLSMFYEALAKKLREVIASTKGITGDSVLRSAA